A single genomic interval of Cucumis sativus cultivar 9930 chromosome 5, Cucumber_9930_V3, whole genome shotgun sequence harbors:
- the LOC101213784 gene encoding ribonuclease DdI, which translates to MLMAKKKSLFILLCILMLNLLIGDALNGLEENIAFTESKNDHPSFYGLERMKEVPFDYYQLVLQWQPATCSNAICLRPWSSRFSINGLWAASYSRPIGRCTGNGFLQQNITSIRKELDEDWPSLVISANPAVWSEAWNLQGTCFESPTFQINDYFRLALYLFWRSDVQKALQESGIEPINGKQYEKSDIEAAITKSFGKPALRCNLNLKYLLQSQLSQVFLCFDKCLAHIDCPSKYSPALGCPTKILWNKT; encoded by the exons atgttgatggcaaagaagaaaagtttatttattctccTATGCATTTTGATGTTAAATCTTTTAATTGGGGATGCCTTGAATGGGCTAGAAGAGAACATAGCTTTCACGGAATCCAAAAATGATCATCCTAGTTTCTATGGTTTGGAGAGGATGAAAGAAGTTCCATTTGATTATTATCAACTTGTATTGCAATGGCAACCAGCAACTTGCAGCAATGCCATTTGTCTAAGACCCTGGTCGTCGAGGTTTAGCATCAACGGTCTATGGGCTGCCAGCTATTCTCGCCCTATTGGTCGTTGCACTGGCAACggatttcttcaacaaaac aTCACGAGCATTAGAAAAGAGTTGGATGAGGATTGGCCGAGTTTGGTAATAAGTGCAAACCCAGCAGTATGGAGTGAAGCATGGAATTTACAAGGCACATGCTTTGAATCTCCAACATTCCAAATCAATGACTATTTCCGATTAGCACTATACCTTTTTTGGAGAAGCGATGTGCAAAAAGCACTTCAAGAATCTGGGATTGAACCAATAAATGGAAAGCAATATGAAAAGTCGGATATTGAAGCAGCCATAACCAAAAGCTTTGGGAAGCCAGCATTGCGTTGCAACTTGAACTTAAAGTACTTACTTCAGTCTCAATTGTCACAAGTGTTTCTTTGCTTTGATAAATGTCTTGCTCACATCGATTGTCCTTCTAAATATTCTCCTGCCCTTGGATGTCCTACAAAGATCCTATGGAACAAAAcatag